The following proteins come from a genomic window of Crassostrea angulata isolate pt1a10 chromosome 1, ASM2561291v2, whole genome shotgun sequence:
- the LOC128188939 gene encoding FK506-binding protein 5-like isoform X2, translating to MSNRRSSTAFETLQRRSSVQTPTLPRKFSLFNDNRSSQGEPRGRKLSFGEKQAKKRSSISKVREKDCDKAENDSKKKMEKVEEVDPQEVFRQLVLDAIKTAFELVTVNGEININVDNIFPLMKTLQLNPNDEPIMDMIRTACIDTYGNINELEWDDKVIEQRRQAAGDDFEEDIKSAFSLIDKDADGVITTSDIYELMMGLGEMMTDEEIAEFIKTADLDNDGQINYRDFRIFLLGDTGEPFEEPVREEPKQETIAEGDENKQEGGDEKKEGEEEKKEEEVKKEEPKKPELSAEEKAKRERRKALMMGYTMKIQAEEKKRQEELRIQEEKRKEEERIKQEKEEEERKREEEKRQEEEKRKEEERRKVEEEERQRKKEEMEKENLEMEHRGKRDSGIGSESDLDFNRPGSGIISVTVKHTAAENGETEDVFESQSASGSAKRPSSSRPMSATPSVSIAEDVTIIDDDSEHEFGEVADDFQRMRTSSARSRLLSGKSRVSSGCSRLSKIRESGAGSSISELTDLNLSKNMDSMALSDDEEPIKNNKFTHSLSDRQSYYIQNFDSRHGYCEIGTNDDQENDVSVTQYSKYETAPLFVKYNNGFPVRQLQRCKSASKIQTIKKLEQCILRRQNTDSNINMEAIRQANETSRHPVIKTNANGLVCSHINMKLLVKPDDKEDFSSYSRTLTRRPKTAPVLRNSRPRNEEPELDENNNKIVNVVDLSESLYTESMGYPETPDLSLKHSGYKSVWPLARVKSARNSKINNGKNIELNSISRRLERVEVPFTRPKSAFEFSCGPKHDYNGQSFRKKSQRAIITLELPYCQQNNIKRMSRLSKMAHSKPQRA from the exons ATGAGCAATAGACGTAGTTCTACAGCGTTTGAGACGCTACAAAGGAGAAGCTCCGTTCAGACCCCGACCCTCCCCAGGAAATTTTCCCTGTTTAATGACAACAGGTCATCACAGGGGGAGCCCCGTGGCCGGAAACTGTCTTTTGGGGAGAAGCAAGCCAAGAAAAGGTCCAGTATATCGAAAGTGCGGGAAAAGGATTGCGATAAG GCGGAAAATGACTCCAAGAAAAAGATGGAAAAGGTGGAAGAGGTGGACCCACAGGAAGTGTTCAGACAACTCGTGTTGGACG cCATTAAGACAGCGTTCGAGTTGGTCACAGTCAATGGAGAAATCAACATTAACGTGGATAACATATTCCCCCTGATGAAGACCCTGCAGCTGAACCCTAACGATGAGCCCATCATGGACATGATCCGCACGGCCTGCATCGACA CCTATGGCAACATTAACGAGCTGGAATGGGACGATAAGGTGATAGAGCAACGACGACAGGCGGCCGGGGACGACTTCGAGGAGGACATCAAGTCCGCCTTCAGCCTGATCGACAAGGACGCTGATGGCGTCATCACGACGTCAGACATCTATGAGTTGATGATGGGGCTGGGGGAGATGATGACGGATGAAGAGATCGCGGAGTTCATCAAGACGGCTGACCTCGATAACGACGGGCAGATCAACTACAGGG ATTTTCGAATATTTCTTCTGGGTGACACCGGTGAACCTTTCGAGGAACCAGTAAGAGAGGAGCCCAAACAGGAAACAATCGCCGAGGGGGACGAAAATAAGCAAGAAGGGGGCGATGAAAAGAAAGAAGGGGAGGAAGAGAAAAAGGAGGAGGAGGTGAAAAAAGAGGAACCAAAGAAACCCGAATTATCTGCAGAAGAAAAGGCCAAACGAGAACGGAGGAAAGCTTTGATGATGGGGTACACAATGAAAATTCAAGCCGAGGAAAAGAAGAGACAAGAAGAGTTGCGAATTCAGGaggaaaaaagaaaggaagaagaGAGAATAAAACAGGAGAAGGAAGAAGAAGAACGAAAGCGGGAAGAAGAAAAGAGGCAGGAAGAGGAAAAGAGAAAAGAAGAAGAGCGACGGAAAGTGGAGGAGGAGGAAAGACagagaaagaaagaagaaatgGAAAAGGAGAATTTAGAAATGGAACACAGAGGAAAACGTGATTCTGGAATCGGAAGTGAGAGTGATTTAGACTTCAACAGGCCAGGTTCTGGGATTATCTCAGTGACGGTAAAACACACTGCAGCCGAGAACGGTGAAACGGAAGATGTGTTCGAATCTCAATCAGCATCCGGGTCGGCAAAGCGCCCAAGCTCTTCCCGCCCTATGTCAGCAACTCCCAGCGTAAGTATCGCAGAAGACGTCACTATTATTGATGACGACTCCGAGCACGAGTTTGGGGAGGTTGCAGACGACTTTCAGCGGATGAGGACGTCCTCAGCCAGAAGTCGCCTGTTGTCTGGAAAGAGTCGAGTGTCCTCAGGGTGCAGCAGACTGAGTAAAATTCGGGAGAGCGGTGCCGGAAGTAGTATATCCGAACTGACTGATTTAAATTTGTCTAAAAATATGGATAGCATGGCTTTGTCAGATGACGAAGAACCTATCAAGAACAATAAGTTCACGCACAGTTTGAGCGACAGACAATCTTATTATATTCAGAACTTTGACTCGCGTCACGGTTATTGTGAAATAGGGACAAACGACGACCAGGAAAATGACGTTTCTGTGACGCAATATAGTAAGTACGAAACAGCTCCGCTATTTGTGAAATACAATAACGGATTCCCTGTGAGACAATTACAACGCTGTAAGTCGGCAAGTAAAATACAGACCATCAAAAAACTAGAGCAGTGTATACTAAGGCGACAAAATACTGACTCAAACATAAATATGGAGGCAATACGACAGGCCAATGAAACGTCTCGTCATCCTGTTATAAAAACAAACGCAAACGGTCTAGTGTGTTCTCATATAAACATGAAACTTTTGGTGAAGCCGGACGATAAGGAGGATTTCTCCAGTTACAGCCGAACTTTGACCCGGAGGCCAAAAACCGCGCCCGTCCTGCGGAACTCGCGGCCCCGGAATGAGGAACCGGAACTGGAcgaaaacaataacaaaatcgTCAACGTGGTGGACCTGTCTGAGTCACTGTACACAGAGAGCATGGGGTATCCCGAGACCCCCGACCTATCCCTGAAACATTCCGGATATAAGTCGGTTTGGCCACTGGCAAGGGTGAAATCTGCGAGAAACAGTAAAATTAACAAcggtaaaaatattgaattaaactCAATATCACGACGACTTGAACGGGTTGAAGTTCCTTTCACACGCCCAAAGTCGGCGTTTGAGTTTTCTTGTGGTCCAAAGCATGATTACAATGGGCAGAGTTTCAGAAAGAAAAGCCAGCGCGCCATTATAACTCTAGAACTACCGTACTGCCAGCAAAATAATATAAAGCGCATGTCGCGACTGTCCAAAATGGCGCATAGTAAGCCCCAGCGGGCCTAA
- the LOC128188939 gene encoding FK506-binding protein 5-like isoform X1 produces MANRRASTALETIQRRSSVQTPTLPRKLSLFNDNKSSQGEPRGRKLSFGEKQAKKRSSLSKVREKDGEKAENDSKKKMEKVEEVDPQEVFRQLVLDAIKTAFELVTVNGEININVDNIFPLMKTLQLNPNDEPIMDMIRTACIDTYGNINELEWDDKVIEQRRQAAGDDFEEDIKSAFSLIDKDADGVITTSDIYELMMGLGEMMTDEEIAEFIKTADLDNDGQINYRDFRIFLLGDTGEPFEEPVREEPKQETIAEGDENKQEGGDEKKEGEEEKKEEEVKKEEPKKPELSAEEKAKRERRKALMMGYTMKIQAEEKKRQEELRIQEEKRKEEERIKQEKEEEERKREEEKRQEEEKRKEEERRKVEEEERQRKKEEMEKENLEMEHRGKRDSGIGSESDLDFNRPGSGIISVTVKHTAAENGETEDVFESQSASGSAKRPSSSRPMSATPSVSIAEDVTIIDDDSEHEFGEVADDFQRMRTSSARSRLLSGKSRVSSGCSRLSKIRESGAGSSISELTDLNLSKNMDSMALSDDEEPIKNNKFTHSLSDRQSYYIQNFDSRHGYCEIGTNDDQENDVSVTQYSKYETAPLFVKYNNGFPVRQLQRCKSASKIQTIKKLEQCILRRQNTDSNINMEAIRQANETSRHPVIKTNANGLVCSHINMKLLVKPDDKEDFSSYSRTLTRRPKTAPVLRNSRPRNEEPELDENNNKIVNVVDLSESLYTESMGYPETPDLSLKHSGYKSVWPLARVKSARNSKINNGKNIELNSISRRLERVEVPFTRPKSAFEFSCGPKHDYNGQSFRKKSQRAIITLELPYCQQNNIKRMSRLSKMAHSKPQRA; encoded by the exons ATGGCCAACAGACGTGCTTCCACGGCGCTGGAGACAATACAGAGGAGGAGTTCTGTGCAAACCCCGACCCTCCCCAGGAAACTCTCCCTGTTTAATGACAACAAGTCATCACAGGGGGAGCCCCGCGGGCGGAAATTGTCCTTTGGGGAGAAGCAAGCCAAGAAAAGGTCCAGTTTATCGAAAGTGCGGGAAAAGGACGGCGAAAAG GCGGAAAATGACTCCAAGAAAAAGATGGAAAAGGTGGAAGAGGTGGACCCACAGGAAGTGTTCAGACAACTCGTGTTGGACG cCATTAAGACAGCGTTCGAGTTGGTCACAGTCAATGGAGAAATCAACATTAACGTGGATAACATATTCCCCCTGATGAAGACCCTGCAGCTGAACCCTAACGATGAGCCCATCATGGACATGATCCGCACGGCCTGCATCGACA CCTATGGCAACATTAACGAGCTGGAATGGGACGATAAGGTGATAGAGCAACGACGACAGGCGGCCGGGGACGACTTCGAGGAGGACATCAAGTCCGCCTTCAGCCTGATCGACAAGGACGCTGATGGCGTCATCACGACGTCAGACATCTATGAGTTGATGATGGGGCTGGGGGAGATGATGACGGATGAAGAGATCGCGGAGTTCATCAAGACGGCTGACCTCGATAACGACGGGCAGATCAACTACAGGG ATTTTCGAATATTTCTTCTGGGTGACACCGGTGAACCTTTCGAGGAACCAGTAAGAGAGGAGCCCAAACAGGAAACAATCGCCGAGGGGGACGAAAATAAGCAAGAAGGGGGCGATGAAAAGAAAGAAGGGGAGGAAGAGAAAAAGGAGGAGGAGGTGAAAAAAGAGGAACCAAAGAAACCCGAATTATCTGCAGAAGAAAAGGCCAAACGAGAACGGAGGAAAGCTTTGATGATGGGGTACACAATGAAAATTCAAGCCGAGGAAAAGAAGAGACAAGAAGAGTTGCGAATTCAGGaggaaaaaagaaaggaagaagaGAGAATAAAACAGGAGAAGGAAGAAGAAGAACGAAAGCGGGAAGAAGAAAAGAGGCAGGAAGAGGAAAAGAGAAAAGAAGAAGAGCGACGGAAAGTGGAGGAGGAGGAAAGACagagaaagaaagaagaaatgGAAAAGGAGAATTTAGAAATGGAACACAGAGGAAAACGTGATTCTGGAATCGGAAGTGAGAGTGATTTAGACTTCAACAGGCCAGGTTCTGGGATTATCTCAGTGACGGTAAAACACACTGCAGCCGAGAACGGTGAAACGGAAGATGTGTTCGAATCTCAATCAGCATCCGGGTCGGCAAAGCGCCCAAGCTCTTCCCGCCCTATGTCAGCAACTCCCAGCGTAAGTATCGCAGAAGACGTCACTATTATTGATGACGACTCCGAGCACGAGTTTGGGGAGGTTGCAGACGACTTTCAGCGGATGAGGACGTCCTCAGCCAGAAGTCGCCTGTTGTCTGGAAAGAGTCGAGTGTCCTCAGGGTGCAGCAGACTGAGTAAAATTCGGGAGAGCGGTGCCGGAAGTAGTATATCCGAACTGACTGATTTAAATTTGTCTAAAAATATGGATAGCATGGCTTTGTCAGATGACGAAGAACCTATCAAGAACAATAAGTTCACGCACAGTTTGAGCGACAGACAATCTTATTATATTCAGAACTTTGACTCGCGTCACGGTTATTGTGAAATAGGGACAAACGACGACCAGGAAAATGACGTTTCTGTGACGCAATATAGTAAGTACGAAACAGCTCCGCTATTTGTGAAATACAATAACGGATTCCCTGTGAGACAATTACAACGCTGTAAGTCGGCAAGTAAAATACAGACCATCAAAAAACTAGAGCAGTGTATACTAAGGCGACAAAATACTGACTCAAACATAAATATGGAGGCAATACGACAGGCCAATGAAACGTCTCGTCATCCTGTTATAAAAACAAACGCAAACGGTCTAGTGTGTTCTCATATAAACATGAAACTTTTGGTGAAGCCGGACGATAAGGAGGATTTCTCCAGTTACAGCCGAACTTTGACCCGGAGGCCAAAAACCGCGCCCGTCCTGCGGAACTCGCGGCCCCGGAATGAGGAACCGGAACTGGAcgaaaacaataacaaaatcgTCAACGTGGTGGACCTGTCTGAGTCACTGTACACAGAGAGCATGGGGTATCCCGAGACCCCCGACCTATCCCTGAAACATTCCGGATATAAGTCGGTTTGGCCACTGGCAAGGGTGAAATCTGCGAGAAACAGTAAAATTAACAAcggtaaaaatattgaattaaactCAATATCACGACGACTTGAACGGGTTGAAGTTCCTTTCACACGCCCAAAGTCGGCGTTTGAGTTTTCTTGTGGTCCAAAGCATGATTACAATGGGCAGAGTTTCAGAAAGAAAAGCCAGCGCGCCATTATAACTCTAGAACTACCGTACTGCCAGCAAAATAATATAAAGCGCATGTCGCGACTGTCCAAAATGGCGCATAGTAAGCCCCAGCGGGCCTAA
- the LOC128188939 gene encoding chromatin assembly factor 1 subunit A-A-like isoform X4 produces MSKALKHGVRFADIVNELKIQAENDSKKKMEKVEEVDPQEVFRQLVLDAIKTAFELVTVNGEININVDNIFPLMKTLQLNPNDEPIMDMIRTACIDTYGNINELEWDDKVIEQRRQAAGDDFEEDIKSAFSLIDKDADGVITTSDIYELMMGLGEMMTDEEIAEFIKTADLDNDGQINYRDFRIFLLGDTGEPFEEPVREEPKQETIAEGDENKQEGGDEKKEGEEEKKEEEVKKEEPKKPELSAEEKAKRERRKALMMGYTMKIQAEEKKRQEELRIQEEKRKEEERIKQEKEEEERKREEEKRQEEEKRKEEERRKVEEEERQRKKEEMEKENLEMEHRGKRDSGIGSESDLDFNRPGSGIISVTVKHTAAENGETEDVFESQSASGSAKRPSSSRPMSATPSVSIAEDVTIIDDDSEHEFGEVADDFQRMRTSSARSRLLSGKSRVSSGCSRLSKIRESGAGSSISELTDLNLSKNMDSMALSDDEEPIKNNKFTHSLSDRQSYYIQNFDSRHGYCEIGTNDDQENDVSVTQYSKYETAPLFVKYNNGFPVRQLQRCKSASKIQTIKKLEQCILRRQNTDSNINMEAIRQANETSRHPVIKTNANGLVCSHINMKLLVKPDDKEDFSSYSRTLTRRPKTAPVLRNSRPRNEEPELDENNNKIVNVVDLSESLYTESMGYPETPDLSLKHSGYKSVWPLARVKSARNSKINNGKNIELNSISRRLERVEVPFTRPKSAFEFSCGPKHDYNGQSFRKKSQRAIITLELPYCQQNNIKRMSRLSKMAHSKPQRA; encoded by the exons ATGTCCAAGGCGCTGAAACACGGCGTTCGTTTTGCGGATATCgtcaatgaattaaaaattcag GCGGAAAATGACTCCAAGAAAAAGATGGAAAAGGTGGAAGAGGTGGACCCACAGGAAGTGTTCAGACAACTCGTGTTGGACG cCATTAAGACAGCGTTCGAGTTGGTCACAGTCAATGGAGAAATCAACATTAACGTGGATAACATATTCCCCCTGATGAAGACCCTGCAGCTGAACCCTAACGATGAGCCCATCATGGACATGATCCGCACGGCCTGCATCGACA CCTATGGCAACATTAACGAGCTGGAATGGGACGATAAGGTGATAGAGCAACGACGACAGGCGGCCGGGGACGACTTCGAGGAGGACATCAAGTCCGCCTTCAGCCTGATCGACAAGGACGCTGATGGCGTCATCACGACGTCAGACATCTATGAGTTGATGATGGGGCTGGGGGAGATGATGACGGATGAAGAGATCGCGGAGTTCATCAAGACGGCTGACCTCGATAACGACGGGCAGATCAACTACAGGG ATTTTCGAATATTTCTTCTGGGTGACACCGGTGAACCTTTCGAGGAACCAGTAAGAGAGGAGCCCAAACAGGAAACAATCGCCGAGGGGGACGAAAATAAGCAAGAAGGGGGCGATGAAAAGAAAGAAGGGGAGGAAGAGAAAAAGGAGGAGGAGGTGAAAAAAGAGGAACCAAAGAAACCCGAATTATCTGCAGAAGAAAAGGCCAAACGAGAACGGAGGAAAGCTTTGATGATGGGGTACACAATGAAAATTCAAGCCGAGGAAAAGAAGAGACAAGAAGAGTTGCGAATTCAGGaggaaaaaagaaaggaagaagaGAGAATAAAACAGGAGAAGGAAGAAGAAGAACGAAAGCGGGAAGAAGAAAAGAGGCAGGAAGAGGAAAAGAGAAAAGAAGAAGAGCGACGGAAAGTGGAGGAGGAGGAAAGACagagaaagaaagaagaaatgGAAAAGGAGAATTTAGAAATGGAACACAGAGGAAAACGTGATTCTGGAATCGGAAGTGAGAGTGATTTAGACTTCAACAGGCCAGGTTCTGGGATTATCTCAGTGACGGTAAAACACACTGCAGCCGAGAACGGTGAAACGGAAGATGTGTTCGAATCTCAATCAGCATCCGGGTCGGCAAAGCGCCCAAGCTCTTCCCGCCCTATGTCAGCAACTCCCAGCGTAAGTATCGCAGAAGACGTCACTATTATTGATGACGACTCCGAGCACGAGTTTGGGGAGGTTGCAGACGACTTTCAGCGGATGAGGACGTCCTCAGCCAGAAGTCGCCTGTTGTCTGGAAAGAGTCGAGTGTCCTCAGGGTGCAGCAGACTGAGTAAAATTCGGGAGAGCGGTGCCGGAAGTAGTATATCCGAACTGACTGATTTAAATTTGTCTAAAAATATGGATAGCATGGCTTTGTCAGATGACGAAGAACCTATCAAGAACAATAAGTTCACGCACAGTTTGAGCGACAGACAATCTTATTATATTCAGAACTTTGACTCGCGTCACGGTTATTGTGAAATAGGGACAAACGACGACCAGGAAAATGACGTTTCTGTGACGCAATATAGTAAGTACGAAACAGCTCCGCTATTTGTGAAATACAATAACGGATTCCCTGTGAGACAATTACAACGCTGTAAGTCGGCAAGTAAAATACAGACCATCAAAAAACTAGAGCAGTGTATACTAAGGCGACAAAATACTGACTCAAACATAAATATGGAGGCAATACGACAGGCCAATGAAACGTCTCGTCATCCTGTTATAAAAACAAACGCAAACGGTCTAGTGTGTTCTCATATAAACATGAAACTTTTGGTGAAGCCGGACGATAAGGAGGATTTCTCCAGTTACAGCCGAACTTTGACCCGGAGGCCAAAAACCGCGCCCGTCCTGCGGAACTCGCGGCCCCGGAATGAGGAACCGGAACTGGAcgaaaacaataacaaaatcgTCAACGTGGTGGACCTGTCTGAGTCACTGTACACAGAGAGCATGGGGTATCCCGAGACCCCCGACCTATCCCTGAAACATTCCGGATATAAGTCGGTTTGGCCACTGGCAAGGGTGAAATCTGCGAGAAACAGTAAAATTAACAAcggtaaaaatattgaattaaactCAATATCACGACGACTTGAACGGGTTGAAGTTCCTTTCACACGCCCAAAGTCGGCGTTTGAGTTTTCTTGTGGTCCAAAGCATGATTACAATGGGCAGAGTTTCAGAAAGAAAAGCCAGCGCGCCATTATAACTCTAGAACTACCGTACTGCCAGCAAAATAATATAAAGCGCATGTCGCGACTGTCCAAAATGGCGCATAGTAAGCCCCAGCGGGCCTAA
- the LOC128188939 gene encoding chromatin assembly factor 1 subunit A-A-like isoform X3, with protein MSDAHKQWSKVKLVRKVLEKPTKSQSKSHRSKSEAKQAENDSKKKMEKVEEVDPQEVFRQLVLDAIKTAFELVTVNGEININVDNIFPLMKTLQLNPNDEPIMDMIRTACIDTYGNINELEWDDKVIEQRRQAAGDDFEEDIKSAFSLIDKDADGVITTSDIYELMMGLGEMMTDEEIAEFIKTADLDNDGQINYRDFRIFLLGDTGEPFEEPVREEPKQETIAEGDENKQEGGDEKKEGEEEKKEEEVKKEEPKKPELSAEEKAKRERRKALMMGYTMKIQAEEKKRQEELRIQEEKRKEEERIKQEKEEEERKREEEKRQEEEKRKEEERRKVEEEERQRKKEEMEKENLEMEHRGKRDSGIGSESDLDFNRPGSGIISVTVKHTAAENGETEDVFESQSASGSAKRPSSSRPMSATPSVSIAEDVTIIDDDSEHEFGEVADDFQRMRTSSARSRLLSGKSRVSSGCSRLSKIRESGAGSSISELTDLNLSKNMDSMALSDDEEPIKNNKFTHSLSDRQSYYIQNFDSRHGYCEIGTNDDQENDVSVTQYSKYETAPLFVKYNNGFPVRQLQRCKSASKIQTIKKLEQCILRRQNTDSNINMEAIRQANETSRHPVIKTNANGLVCSHINMKLLVKPDDKEDFSSYSRTLTRRPKTAPVLRNSRPRNEEPELDENNNKIVNVVDLSESLYTESMGYPETPDLSLKHSGYKSVWPLARVKSARNSKINNGKNIELNSISRRLERVEVPFTRPKSAFEFSCGPKHDYNGQSFRKKSQRAIITLELPYCQQNNIKRMSRLSKMAHSKPQRA; from the exons ATGTCGGACGCTCACAAGCAATGGAGTAAGGTCAAATTGGTCAGGAAGGTTCTGGAGAAGCCGACCAAGAGCCAATCAAAGAGCCACAGGAGCAAGAGTGAAGCCAAACAA GCGGAAAATGACTCCAAGAAAAAGATGGAAAAGGTGGAAGAGGTGGACCCACAGGAAGTGTTCAGACAACTCGTGTTGGACG cCATTAAGACAGCGTTCGAGTTGGTCACAGTCAATGGAGAAATCAACATTAACGTGGATAACATATTCCCCCTGATGAAGACCCTGCAGCTGAACCCTAACGATGAGCCCATCATGGACATGATCCGCACGGCCTGCATCGACA CCTATGGCAACATTAACGAGCTGGAATGGGACGATAAGGTGATAGAGCAACGACGACAGGCGGCCGGGGACGACTTCGAGGAGGACATCAAGTCCGCCTTCAGCCTGATCGACAAGGACGCTGATGGCGTCATCACGACGTCAGACATCTATGAGTTGATGATGGGGCTGGGGGAGATGATGACGGATGAAGAGATCGCGGAGTTCATCAAGACGGCTGACCTCGATAACGACGGGCAGATCAACTACAGGG ATTTTCGAATATTTCTTCTGGGTGACACCGGTGAACCTTTCGAGGAACCAGTAAGAGAGGAGCCCAAACAGGAAACAATCGCCGAGGGGGACGAAAATAAGCAAGAAGGGGGCGATGAAAAGAAAGAAGGGGAGGAAGAGAAAAAGGAGGAGGAGGTGAAAAAAGAGGAACCAAAGAAACCCGAATTATCTGCAGAAGAAAAGGCCAAACGAGAACGGAGGAAAGCTTTGATGATGGGGTACACAATGAAAATTCAAGCCGAGGAAAAGAAGAGACAAGAAGAGTTGCGAATTCAGGaggaaaaaagaaaggaagaagaGAGAATAAAACAGGAGAAGGAAGAAGAAGAACGAAAGCGGGAAGAAGAAAAGAGGCAGGAAGAGGAAAAGAGAAAAGAAGAAGAGCGACGGAAAGTGGAGGAGGAGGAAAGACagagaaagaaagaagaaatgGAAAAGGAGAATTTAGAAATGGAACACAGAGGAAAACGTGATTCTGGAATCGGAAGTGAGAGTGATTTAGACTTCAACAGGCCAGGTTCTGGGATTATCTCAGTGACGGTAAAACACACTGCAGCCGAGAACGGTGAAACGGAAGATGTGTTCGAATCTCAATCAGCATCCGGGTCGGCAAAGCGCCCAAGCTCTTCCCGCCCTATGTCAGCAACTCCCAGCGTAAGTATCGCAGAAGACGTCACTATTATTGATGACGACTCCGAGCACGAGTTTGGGGAGGTTGCAGACGACTTTCAGCGGATGAGGACGTCCTCAGCCAGAAGTCGCCTGTTGTCTGGAAAGAGTCGAGTGTCCTCAGGGTGCAGCAGACTGAGTAAAATTCGGGAGAGCGGTGCCGGAAGTAGTATATCCGAACTGACTGATTTAAATTTGTCTAAAAATATGGATAGCATGGCTTTGTCAGATGACGAAGAACCTATCAAGAACAATAAGTTCACGCACAGTTTGAGCGACAGACAATCTTATTATATTCAGAACTTTGACTCGCGTCACGGTTATTGTGAAATAGGGACAAACGACGACCAGGAAAATGACGTTTCTGTGACGCAATATAGTAAGTACGAAACAGCTCCGCTATTTGTGAAATACAATAACGGATTCCCTGTGAGACAATTACAACGCTGTAAGTCGGCAAGTAAAATACAGACCATCAAAAAACTAGAGCAGTGTATACTAAGGCGACAAAATACTGACTCAAACATAAATATGGAGGCAATACGACAGGCCAATGAAACGTCTCGTCATCCTGTTATAAAAACAAACGCAAACGGTCTAGTGTGTTCTCATATAAACATGAAACTTTTGGTGAAGCCGGACGATAAGGAGGATTTCTCCAGTTACAGCCGAACTTTGACCCGGAGGCCAAAAACCGCGCCCGTCCTGCGGAACTCGCGGCCCCGGAATGAGGAACCGGAACTGGAcgaaaacaataacaaaatcgTCAACGTGGTGGACCTGTCTGAGTCACTGTACACAGAGAGCATGGGGTATCCCGAGACCCCCGACCTATCCCTGAAACATTCCGGATATAAGTCGGTTTGGCCACTGGCAAGGGTGAAATCTGCGAGAAACAGTAAAATTAACAAcggtaaaaatattgaattaaactCAATATCACGACGACTTGAACGGGTTGAAGTTCCTTTCACACGCCCAAAGTCGGCGTTTGAGTTTTCTTGTGGTCCAAAGCATGATTACAATGGGCAGAGTTTCAGAAAGAAAAGCCAGCGCGCCATTATAACTCTAGAACTACCGTACTGCCAGCAAAATAATATAAAGCGCATGTCGCGACTGTCCAAAATGGCGCATAGTAAGCCCCAGCGGGCCTAA